Proteins encoded in a region of the Marinococcus sp. PL1-022 genome:
- a CDS encoding PucR family transcriptional regulator, with the protein MQQVYEATAAKQITLKEILQRPIFQNITFIGSEEALKRTVDWVHVIEVAEVEQLLNGRELILTTGVGWHNDEGLSLSFLNQLIESGAAGLCIELGTYTNRLPEAMVQTAKAWDFPLILFHEQVRYVDITQELHAFFIHRQYTLMRDLEILSQTFNQMLLHGRGVRALLQELRAQTGLDLFYLPVQGESEFVPEVTAAREQQFVRRWLESKTEDREFVLHKPIMVLDQYFADIVVCGNGRELTSFEELAVDRCATAVAQEVMRTAYMEERKRYRDEMWIHEWLSGDHHEEKLRRHLISHYGREEFSEACVCVMETSHLSLSSSALEAWYVQKAMVARAAFEEKQILFLSTVLPQGPVYVLLDTAKSKQESFSKRMYKAFEQLRKTEAQEEKQLYDFAAFGKCLKQTSQIWRSFETAKETMAIQRKIGRLPMPFYENLHLLRTVHYMEEQGDLEDYIQDYLGEVISYDAQKNVRLLQTLKVYLECFGSKQATAKRLFVVRQTLYHRLDKIQELLGEDILEAPKRLSIELAIHAYEYKYGSVE; encoded by the coding sequence GTGCAGCAAGTATATGAAGCGACTGCCGCCAAACAGATTACGTTAAAAGAAATATTGCAGCGGCCAATATTTCAGAATATTACGTTTATTGGAAGCGAAGAGGCTTTAAAACGCACAGTTGACTGGGTACATGTCATTGAAGTAGCTGAGGTAGAGCAGCTGCTGAACGGAAGGGAATTGATTTTAACGACTGGGGTGGGCTGGCATAACGATGAGGGGCTCTCCCTGTCTTTTTTAAATCAGCTGATTGAAAGCGGTGCTGCAGGACTTTGTATCGAGCTGGGTACATATACGAACCGGCTGCCGGAAGCGATGGTCCAAACAGCAAAGGCCTGGGATTTCCCCCTGATTTTATTTCATGAGCAGGTGCGTTATGTAGACATTACGCAGGAACTGCATGCATTTTTTATTCATAGGCAGTATACGCTGATGCGGGACTTGGAAATATTGTCCCAGACATTTAACCAGATGCTTTTGCATGGACGCGGGGTGAGGGCCCTTCTGCAGGAGCTTCGCGCCCAGACCGGGCTGGATTTATTTTATCTTCCGGTGCAGGGGGAAAGTGAATTCGTTCCGGAAGTAACAGCGGCACGCGAGCAGCAGTTCGTCCGCCGTTGGCTTGAGAGCAAAACAGAGGACAGGGAATTTGTTTTACACAAGCCGATCATGGTACTCGATCAGTATTTTGCTGATATTGTTGTGTGCGGAAACGGCCGGGAGCTTACGTCGTTTGAAGAACTGGCCGTGGACCGGTGTGCGACAGCAGTGGCCCAGGAGGTAATGCGTACAGCTTATATGGAGGAGCGCAAGCGGTACCGCGATGAGATGTGGATCCACGAATGGCTGAGCGGCGATCACCATGAGGAAAAGCTGCGCCGTCATCTGATCAGCCATTACGGCCGCGAAGAGTTCTCCGAGGCCTGTGTATGTGTGATGGAAACGTCGCATCTGTCACTCTCTTCGTCAGCACTTGAAGCCTGGTACGTCCAAAAAGCGATGGTGGCAAGAGCGGCCTTTGAGGAAAAACAGATATTGTTTTTGTCCACCGTTCTGCCGCAGGGGCCGGTGTACGTGCTGCTTGATACCGCCAAATCAAAACAGGAATCATTTTCCAAACGGATGTATAAAGCGTTTGAGCAGCTGCGGAAAACAGAGGCACAGGAAGAAAAACAGCTGTATGATTTTGCAGCGTTCGGGAAGTGTTTAAAACAAACATCTCAAATATGGCGGAGCTTTGAGACGGCGAAGGAAACGATGGCGATTCAGCGGAAAATCGGCCGGCTGCCGATGCCATTTTATGAAAACCTTCATCTTCTCCGGACAGTACATTACATGGAGGAGCAGGGAGATCTTGAGGATTATATTCAGGATTATCTTGGTGAGGTGATCTCATACGATGCTCAAAAAAATGTTCGGCTGCTGCAGACATTAAAAGTATATCTGGAATGCTTCGGATCAAAGCAGGCGACAGCGAAGCGGCTGTTTGTCGTCCGTCAGACGCTGTATCATCGGCTGGATAAAATTCAGGAGCTGCTCGGGGAGGACATCCTGGAAGCACCGAAGCGGCTGTCGATTGAACTGGCCATCCATGCGTATGAATACAAATACGGAAGTGTTGAATAA
- a CDS encoding biotin transporter BioY, with translation MRIQKIIYTALFAAIMAALGIVPPIPLPFSPVPITLQTLGVMLAGSLLGARYGGLSILLFVVLVMIGLPLLAGGRGGAGVLFGAGGGYILSWPVGAFIIGWIAHSFKKPSVPKYLFANIIGGILVIYAGGVTYLSFLINIPWTTAAIQALAFLPGDIFKAVVAGFVAVRLNKQHKIRL, from the coding sequence ATGCGTATACAAAAAATTATTTATACGGCTTTATTTGCAGCAATCATGGCAGCTTTAGGCATTGTTCCGCCCATCCCGCTTCCATTCAGTCCGGTCCCAATCACCCTGCAGACCCTGGGTGTTATGCTGGCGGGCTCTCTGCTCGGCGCGAGATACGGCGGTCTCAGCATACTTTTGTTTGTCGTGCTCGTGATGATAGGCCTTCCTCTGCTCGCCGGCGGACGCGGCGGAGCCGGTGTATTATTCGGCGCAGGCGGCGGCTACATTCTGAGCTGGCCGGTCGGGGCATTTATTATTGGCTGGATCGCCCATTCTTTTAAAAAACCATCGGTTCCAAAGTATCTGTTTGCTAATATTATCGGCGGAATTCTCGTCATTTATGCCGGCGGTGTTACTTATTTATCGTTTTTAATAAACATACCGTGGACCACTGCCGCTATTCAGGCACTCGCTTTTCTGCCGGGAGATATTTTTAAAGCGGTCGTTGCCGGCTTTGTAGCAGTCCGGCTGAACAAGCAGCACAAAATCAGGCTATAG
- a CDS encoding AMP-binding protein: MIGQSIARYAASRPAQTAVEYSDRSISWQELHESINLRRKQLHAAAGPFFQKQIALALQDPLEQLYMFFAVVSGGGIAVPVDETLDNDSIASFLFSSRPALFIADTDAAGLAVPSLTLADIIGAGAQASVPAAFCEETELFYGACTSGSSGTPKACLRSHRSWLKSFEADKQLFPFQEKERVLITGRLSHSLFLYGAVRMLEYGHTVILPVRHSPRVFARMVVKQQVTVLYAVPTTLRWLLRHSSSPSPSVRLIITGGEKWFPADNQKIFARFPTAALYEFYGSAETSFISALNHRAEQVSPSCTGRLFPMVEAESSPDTGELVVTSPFLFSGYAEDESLSYPRSVATGDIGFVDEEGFLYITGRRSGKIVSRGRNIYSEEIEQVLMSHPNVEQAVVFGVPDAFEGEKIAALYTGNVIAHDLHVHCRQWLPAYKLPVCLQIDLLPVLGNGKINRLRVQKYYEALSKENGNDD; this comes from the coding sequence ATGATCGGCCAGTCTATCGCCCGGTACGCTGCTTCCCGTCCAGCGCAGACGGCGGTCGAATACTCGGATCGTTCGATCAGCTGGCAGGAGCTGCATGAATCCATTAACCTCCGGCGGAAACAGCTGCATGCAGCTGCCGGTCCGTTTTTTCAAAAGCAGATTGCTTTAGCGCTTCAGGATCCCCTCGAGCAGCTGTATATGTTCTTTGCGGTCGTGTCTGGAGGCGGCATTGCTGTTCCGGTGGATGAAACGCTGGACAACGATTCGATAGCTTCTTTTCTTTTCTCTTCCAGGCCCGCGCTTTTTATCGCAGACACTGACGCAGCCGGACTAGCGGTGCCTTCATTGACGCTTGCAGATATTATCGGAGCTGGGGCGCAGGCGTCTGTGCCTGCGGCATTCTGCGAGGAAACCGAGTTGTTTTACGGGGCCTGCACGTCAGGCTCCTCCGGAACACCAAAGGCATGTCTGCGAAGCCACCGTTCCTGGCTGAAAAGCTTTGAGGCGGATAAGCAGCTTTTTCCATTTCAGGAGAAGGAACGCGTCCTGATCACCGGAAGGCTGTCCCACTCCCTCTTTTTATACGGGGCCGTCCGCATGCTCGAATACGGCCACACCGTTATTCTGCCCGTAAGGCACTCACCACGGGTGTTTGCCCGGATGGTGGTTAAACAGCAGGTCACCGTATTGTACGCTGTGCCTACAACGCTCCGCTGGCTTCTCCGCCACTCTTCTTCCCCCTCTCCCTCGGTCAGACTAATCATTACGGGAGGAGAAAAATGGTTCCCTGCTGATAACCAAAAAATATTCGCCCGTTTTCCCACGGCTGCGCTGTATGAATTTTATGGCAGTGCGGAAACCAGCTTTATCAGCGCCCTGAACCACCGCGCAGAACAGGTCAGCCCATCCTGCACCGGCCGCCTGTTTCCCATGGTAGAAGCCGAGAGCTCACCAGATACCGGGGAATTAGTCGTAACAAGTCCATTTTTATTCAGCGGCTATGCTGAAGACGAGTCTTTATCCTACCCGCGGTCGGTTGCCACCGGAGATATTGGCTTTGTCGATGAGGAAGGCTTCCTTTATATTACCGGCCGCCGGAGCGGAAAAATTGTCAGCCGCGGACGCAATATTTATTCCGAAGAAATTGAACAGGTGCTCATGAGCCATCCCAATGTTGAACAGGCAGTTGTATTTGGCGTGCCTGATGCTTTCGAGGGGGAAAAGATTGCTGCGCTTTATACTGGAAACGTTATTGCACACGACTTGCATGTACATTGCCGCCAATGGCTGCCCGCTTATAAACTACCTGTATGCCTGCAGATAGACCTTCTGCCGGTTCTTGGCAACGGAAAAATCAACCGGCTGCGCGTACAGAAGTATTACGAAGCCTTATCAAAGGAGAACGGTAATGATGACTGA
- a CDS encoding acetyl-CoA C-acyltransferase produces the protein MMTEPVYIIDAKRSPVHHVNGTFSKLEPEQLTAPLYKHFQRHHGINDRVPADEVFMGNAVGPGGNLARLSLLEAGYDTSVPGVTVDRQCGSGLEAVHQGFRHLQAGAAETVLAGGVESISRTPQRSFFASEAYPVSSTQERARFSPRFIGDPDMGEAAETVAKAYSISRADQDAFAERSYRLSWEEAAKPDISREIVPVSTIQADAELRSPDKMNKIIRRAPSVFQEHGTVTAANSSRISDGAALTLMASQSSCRQHGFVPVLEIVDAVSVGVDPTMPGVGPVPAVRRLLARNRLSVQDIFVWECNEAFASQVLASAYQLGIPPERLNTAGGAIAQGHPYGASGAILLARLMRLMQNGDLPLGVATIEIGGGLGLASLYRLL, from the coding sequence ATGATGACTGAGCCTGTCTATATCATTGATGCCAAAAGAAGTCCTGTCCACCATGTGAACGGGACATTTTCAAAGCTGGAGCCGGAACAGCTGACGGCGCCGCTGTACAAGCACTTTCAGCGCCATCACGGGATAAACGACCGGGTACCGGCTGACGAAGTATTTATGGGAAATGCAGTTGGCCCGGGCGGTAACCTCGCCCGCCTCAGCCTGCTTGAAGCCGGATATGATACATCTGTGCCCGGTGTAACGGTGGACCGCCAGTGCGGCTCCGGACTTGAAGCTGTGCATCAGGGGTTCCGGCACCTGCAGGCCGGCGCGGCGGAGACCGTTCTTGCCGGCGGGGTTGAAAGCATAAGCCGGACCCCGCAACGCTCCTTTTTCGCCTCGGAAGCCTACCCGGTTTCCTCCACGCAGGAAAGAGCCCGCTTTTCTCCAAGGTTTATCGGAGATCCTGATATGGGAGAAGCTGCGGAAACGGTGGCGAAAGCCTACAGCATATCCCGGGCAGATCAGGACGCCTTTGCCGAACGCAGCTACAGGCTTTCGTGGGAGGAAGCAGCAAAACCGGATATTTCCCGGGAAATTGTTCCGGTGAGCACCATCCAGGCAGACGCTGAGCTTCGTTCTCCAGATAAAATGAACAAAATCATCCGCCGGGCACCCTCTGTTTTCCAGGAGCATGGGACTGTCACCGCCGCCAACTCCTCCCGGATCAGCGATGGAGCGGCACTCACACTGATGGCCAGTCAATCCTCCTGCCGGCAGCACGGGTTCGTGCCTGTTCTTGAAATCGTCGATGCCGTATCCGTTGGCGTTGATCCGACGATGCCAGGGGTTGGCCCGGTGCCTGCTGTACGCCGGCTGCTTGCACGGAACCGCTTGTCTGTACAGGACATTTTCGTGTGGGAATGCAATGAAGCATTCGCCTCTCAGGTGCTTGCTTCGGCCTATCAGCTCGGCATTCCGCCGGAGCGGCTGAATACAGCCGGCGGCGCCATCGCCCAGGGGCATCCGTACGGTGCTTCGGGAGCAATTCTTTTAGCAAGGCTGATGCGGCTGATGCAAAACGGTGACCTGCCACTCGGCGTAGCCACGATCGAAATCGGGGGCGGGCTCGGGCTCGCCAGCCTGTACCGGCTCCTGTAA
- a CDS encoding mandelate racemase/muconate lactonizing enzyme family protein → MKIVQVEEQAVPIKSDIRNAFIDFSKMNVSVVAVKTDVIKNGKPVVGYGFNSNGRYAPSGLLRERFIPRLLEASKQEITSDDGANLDPFKIWSILMTGEKPGGHGERSVAVGVIDMAIWDAVAKIEEKPLYQLLAERYREGSADSSVFVYAAGGYYQPGKGLDALQQEMRTYLDSGYSVVKMKIGGSSIEEDIQRIEAVIEVTGDPGKLAVDANGRFDLDEAIAYAKALEPYGLFWYEEAGDPLDYALQNTLSRYYSHPMATGENLFSMQDARNLISYGGMRPDRDYLQFDCALSYGLVEYMRTLDMLEANGWSSRRCIPHGGHQMSLNIAAGLGLGGNESYPGVFEPFGGFADDYPVKNGYVQLPEVPGIGFEAKNNLYTLLRSVLQ, encoded by the coding sequence GTGAAAATTGTACAGGTAGAAGAGCAGGCGGTGCCGATCAAATCGGACATCCGTAACGCGTTTATTGATTTCAGTAAAATGAATGTCTCTGTCGTCGCGGTCAAAACCGATGTCATAAAAAACGGCAAACCGGTTGTAGGCTATGGGTTTAATTCCAACGGCCGGTATGCACCGAGCGGGCTTTTGCGCGAGCGGTTTATCCCGCGTCTGCTTGAAGCATCTAAACAGGAGATTACAAGTGATGACGGCGCCAATCTGGATCCCTTTAAAATTTGGAGCATATTGATGACCGGTGAAAAACCCGGCGGTCACGGGGAACGCTCTGTGGCTGTCGGGGTCATTGATATGGCGATATGGGACGCGGTGGCAAAAATTGAGGAAAAGCCGCTGTATCAGCTGCTTGCCGAGAGGTATAGAGAGGGGAGTGCAGACAGCAGTGTGTTTGTATATGCTGCCGGGGGTTATTACCAGCCCGGGAAAGGACTCGATGCCCTTCAGCAGGAGATGCGCACGTATTTGGACTCCGGCTATTCGGTGGTGAAGATGAAAATAGGAGGATCATCGATTGAGGAGGACATTCAGCGCATTGAAGCAGTCATTGAGGTGACCGGCGATCCTGGAAAGCTTGCAGTGGATGCAAACGGGCGCTTTGATCTGGATGAAGCGATTGCCTATGCGAAAGCGCTCGAACCATACGGGCTGTTTTGGTACGAGGAAGCGGGTGACCCGCTTGATTACGCGCTGCAAAATACATTGAGCCGCTACTATTCCCATCCGATGGCCACTGGCGAAAACCTGTTTTCCATGCAGGATGCACGGAATTTAATCAGCTATGGCGGTATGCGGCCGGACCGGGATTACCTGCAGTTTGACTGTGCCCTCAGCTACGGTCTGGTGGAATATATGCGTACGCTTGATATGCTGGAAGCAAACGGATGGTCGTCAAGAAGGTGCATTCCGCACGGCGGGCATCAGATGTCACTCAATATTGCAGCCGGACTCGGTCTTGGCGGCAATGAATCCTATCCGGGTGTCTTTGAGCCATTCGGCGGATTTGCCGATGACTATCCGGTGAAAAACGGCTATGTGCAGCTGCCGGAGGTTCCCGGCATCGGCTTTGAAGCTAAAAATAATCTTTATACGCTGCTGCGATCCGTGCTGCAGTAA
- a CDS encoding SLC13 family permease has protein sequence MKNTVASGWKSLWNSHRQTKKLLNVFQTDRSPTRHTEEEIQDPSTAGRKTNRGGDNGGGNNGGDSGGQDPAYKRPQLVGLILGPLLFLITMLFLDPSGLSYEGKAVLATTLWIATWWITEAIPIPATSLLPIVLLPITGALDGDTVVSSYGNDIIFLFLGGFFIAYAMEKWNLHKRIALFIIAVIGTSTNRIILGFMVATGFLSMWVSNTASTMMMLPIALAITYQVSEALKEEKDSEKEVKKFEKALIFGVGYAGTVGGLGTLIGTPPLSILAAQSEELFGQQISFAQWIMFGAPIVAVFLLIVWFYLTRFVYNVGFSTIPGGRDMIQSERTKLGAMKYEEKIVMAVFVFAAVMWITRSFFWENVVGITGLSDGGIAMIATVLLFLVPATKEQEDPRVLVWKDSREIPWGILLLFGGGLAIAAGFSNTDLAEWIGNSLTILEGVNIILVILVSAALVLFLTEITSNTATGTMIIPLVASLALAIQVHPFALMVPCAMAANCAFMLPVGTPPNAIIFGSGKIRIIDMVKNGFFLNIFAIILITALVYLVLPALWGIDLTTVPDSFRNN, from the coding sequence ATGAAGAATACGGTTGCTTCCGGCTGGAAATCATTGTGGAATTCCCACAGGCAGACCAAAAAACTACTGAATGTGTTCCAGACGGACCGGTCACCAACGCGTCATACGGAAGAAGAGATCCAGGATCCTTCTACTGCAGGACGCAAGACCAATCGTGGCGGAGACAACGGGGGAGGAAACAATGGAGGAGACAGTGGCGGGCAGGACCCAGCCTACAAACGTCCCCAGCTCGTAGGACTTATTTTAGGGCCATTATTATTTCTCATTACCATGCTATTTTTGGATCCTTCGGGGCTCAGCTATGAAGGAAAAGCAGTCCTTGCCACCACGCTTTGGATCGCCACCTGGTGGATTACAGAAGCTATCCCAATTCCGGCGACCTCGCTTTTGCCGATTGTCCTTCTGCCTATTACCGGGGCACTGGACGGCGACACGGTCGTTTCTTCCTACGGTAACGATATTATCTTCTTGTTCTTAGGTGGTTTCTTTATTGCCTATGCGATGGAAAAATGGAACCTACATAAGAGGATCGCGCTGTTTATTATCGCGGTTATCGGGACAAGCACGAACCGGATTATCCTCGGCTTTATGGTTGCCACAGGCTTTTTATCCATGTGGGTCTCCAATACAGCGTCAACCATGATGATGCTACCAATTGCGCTTGCGATTACGTATCAGGTATCGGAAGCCCTCAAGGAAGAAAAGGATTCCGAAAAAGAAGTGAAAAAATTTGAAAAGGCGCTTATTTTCGGTGTTGGTTACGCCGGAACGGTCGGCGGGCTCGGTACACTGATCGGAACGCCGCCACTCAGTATTCTGGCCGCGCAGTCGGAGGAGCTGTTCGGACAGCAGATTTCCTTTGCCCAGTGGATTATGTTCGGTGCGCCGATTGTAGCTGTCTTCTTACTGATTGTATGGTTCTATCTGACCCGTTTTGTATATAATGTCGGCTTTTCCACTATACCGGGCGGCCGGGACATGATTCAGTCCGAGAGAACAAAGCTCGGTGCGATGAAATACGAAGAAAAAATTGTAATGGCCGTATTCGTATTTGCCGCTGTGATGTGGATTACACGTTCCTTCTTCTGGGAAAATGTGGTTGGGATTACTGGTCTCAGTGACGGAGGAATTGCCATGATCGCCACCGTGCTGTTGTTTTTGGTACCTGCCACAAAAGAACAGGAGGACCCGCGGGTACTCGTCTGGAAAGATTCCCGAGAAATTCCGTGGGGCATTCTGCTGTTGTTCGGGGGCGGTCTCGCGATTGCAGCCGGCTTTAGTAACACCGACCTTGCCGAATGGATCGGTAACAGCTTAACTATACTTGAAGGCGTAAATATCATTCTTGTGATTCTTGTGTCTGCTGCGCTCGTATTGTTCTTAACGGAAATTACGTCCAACACAGCGACAGGCACCATGATTATTCCGCTGGTGGCCTCTTTGGCACTTGCGATTCAGGTTCACCCGTTCGCACTGATGGTGCCATGTGCCATGGCTGCAAACTGTGCGTTTATGCTGCCGGTTGGTACACCGCCAAACGCCATTATTTTCGGGAGTGGGAAAATACGGATCATCGACATGGTGAAAAACGGTTTCTTCCTGAATATATTTGCGATAATACTAATTACGGCATTAGTCTACCTGGTTCTGCCGGCGCTTTGGGGCATCGATTTGACTACCGTACCCGACTCGTTCCGTAACAACTAA
- a CDS encoding response regulator: MRVLMVEDDPMVAKFNRMYVERVPGFDVAGHAENLTRAKEMLHAEAVDIVLLDVYLNKENGLDLLEELRREQIPVDVIAITSANDTSSLQRAKRLGCTDYLIKPFHFERFREALINVKEWQKASGTKKEWGQEDVDQLFLANKGTQEEHELPKGLTTETFRIVGEEILQHAGSTFTTQGLAESTGISRVSVRKYLAFLEGEGVLKITMNYAGSGRPLQQYTMPPEQVEILKDWMEK, translated from the coding sequence ATGAGAGTATTAATGGTCGAAGATGACCCAATGGTAGCTAAATTTAACCGCATGTATGTCGAACGTGTTCCCGGGTTTGACGTAGCGGGGCATGCGGAAAACCTGACGAGGGCAAAAGAAATGCTTCATGCAGAAGCGGTCGATATTGTGCTTTTGGACGTATATTTAAATAAAGAAAACGGCCTTGATCTTTTAGAGGAGCTGCGAAGAGAACAGATCCCGGTGGACGTGATTGCGATTACGTCGGCGAACGACACCTCGTCTCTGCAGCGGGCCAAACGGCTTGGCTGTACAGATTACCTGATTAAACCGTTTCATTTTGAGCGTTTCCGGGAAGCGTTAATCAATGTCAAAGAATGGCAGAAGGCGTCCGGGACGAAAAAGGAATGGGGTCAGGAGGATGTGGATCAGCTGTTTTTAGCCAACAAGGGCACACAGGAGGAGCACGAGCTGCCCAAGGGTCTTACGACAGAAACCTTCCGGATTGTCGGCGAAGAAATTCTGCAGCATGCGGGAAGTACCTTTACGACGCAGGGGCTCGCAGAAAGCACGGGCATATCGAGAGTGTCCGTACGGAAGTACCTCGCTTTTCTGGAGGGAGAAGGGGTGCTTAAAATAACGATGAACTATGCGGGAAGCGGCAGGCCGCTGCAGCAGTACACGATGCCTCCGGAGCAGGTGGAAATACTTAAAGACTGGATGGAAAAGTAA
- the dcuS gene encoding DcuS/MalK family sensor histidine kinase — protein sequence MVGKKRTKPLKLVTWITLLISAVMLIALCITGIIVAVDTADDVRDQQAEKALNIAQAVSRSPEAAQALQAGGQGGSLQEYTKEVQEATNMEYIVVMDMNSVRYTHPREDRIGKRFAGGDETEALNGRTYVSTAEGTLGVSMRAFVPVMAGGEQIGVTSVGILTDSIQEDIWADQKTLVLGSGIGLAAGVIGAFWLARRIKKTMHGLEPLEISQVLEQREAIMSSVREGVLAVNSSGTVILANDATRELFAEAGAEEDPMGKDISHFFADSLLKRVLQTKEQELDQIQQLNDVEIIVSCMPVVSNTTLLGAVATFRKKDELTRLVEQLSGARTYAETLRAQSHEFMNKLHVISAMIQTESYEELDDYVMSISSNYRQEVGWVTAYVKDPVLAGYLMNKISNLQENGIEVELSGSGMWPAMADPEWTDHMITIIGNLIDNARDAMKQTPSPHLFMHIYVENSYLGFQIEDNGRGMDEKTQAELFERGYSTKGEGRGFGMYNTKRSLETLQADVFIDSQPGEGTAFDVQIPIKKEN from the coding sequence ATGGTGGGGAAAAAGCGAACTAAACCGTTAAAGCTCGTAACATGGATTACCTTGTTAATTTCTGCAGTGATGCTGATTGCGCTTTGCATTACCGGCATTATCGTTGCCGTGGATACAGCTGACGATGTCCGGGATCAGCAGGCAGAAAAAGCACTGAATATTGCCCAGGCTGTCAGCCGTTCACCGGAAGCAGCACAAGCGCTGCAGGCAGGCGGCCAGGGAGGCAGCCTGCAGGAATATACAAAAGAAGTACAGGAAGCAACGAATATGGAATACATTGTCGTTATGGATATGAACAGCGTGAGGTATACGCATCCGCGCGAGGACCGGATCGGAAAGAGATTCGCCGGGGGAGACGAGACAGAGGCCTTGAACGGCCGTACGTATGTATCCACGGCTGAAGGAACGCTCGGTGTTTCCATGCGGGCGTTTGTACCGGTGATGGCCGGAGGGGAGCAGATCGGCGTCACCTCCGTGGGCATTCTGACCGACAGCATTCAGGAGGATATCTGGGCAGACCAGAAAACTCTGGTGCTCGGCAGTGGTATCGGTCTGGCCGCCGGCGTAATTGGCGCCTTCTGGCTGGCCCGCCGGATCAAAAAAACGATGCACGGCCTCGAGCCGCTTGAAATATCGCAGGTGCTTGAACAGCGGGAGGCAATTATGTCCTCTGTACGGGAAGGCGTGCTTGCCGTCAACAGCAGCGGCACAGTAATTCTGGCCAACGATGCGACCAGGGAGCTGTTCGCGGAAGCCGGCGCCGAAGAAGATCCGATGGGAAAGGATATATCTCATTTCTTTGCTGATTCCCTTCTGAAAAGAGTGCTGCAGACAAAAGAGCAGGAACTCGACCAGATCCAGCAGCTGAACGACGTAGAAATTATCGTGAGCTGCATGCCGGTCGTTTCAAACACAACCCTGCTCGGTGCTGTGGCAACCTTTCGCAAAAAAGATGAGCTGACGCGGCTCGTCGAGCAGCTGTCCGGCGCCAGAACCTACGCGGAAACGCTCAGGGCCCAGTCCCACGAGTTTATGAACAAGCTTCACGTCATTTCGGCCATGATTCAGACAGAATCATATGAAGAGCTCGATGACTATGTGATGAGCATTTCAAGCAACTACCGCCAGGAGGTCGGATGGGTGACCGCTTATGTGAAGGATCCGGTGCTTGCCGGCTATTTAATGAATAAAATATCCAACCTGCAGGAAAACGGTATTGAAGTGGAGCTCTCGGGAAGCGGGATGTGGCCGGCGATGGCTGATCCTGAATGGACCGACCATATGATCACAATTATCGGCAATCTGATCGACAATGCCCGTGACGCGATGAAGCAAACGCCGTCCCCTCATTTGTTTATGCATATTTACGTAGAAAATAGCTATCTCGGCTTTCAAATCGAAGATAATGGGCGGGGGATGGATGAGAAGACCCAAGCAGAACTGTTTGAACGGGGGTACTCGACGAAGGGCGAGGGCCGGGGCTTTGGCATGTACAATACGAAGCGATCGCTTGAGACGCTGCAGGCAGACGTGTTCATCGATTCCCAGCCAGGGGAAGGAACGGCCTTTGACGTGCAGATACCAATAAAGAAGGAGAACTGA
- the nei gene encoding endonuclease VIII yields MPEGPEIRREADKVEKALQKGPISEIYTAFERLKTYENLLSGSEVNEVATKGKAMLIHLNSGYTIYSHNQLYGRWYVKNSYTYPKTNRKLRLALHNEKKSALLYNASDVEIMPTEEIWDHPFVSKVGPDPLSEKVTVDMIVERALDKKFRNRRLTSLLLDQHFIGGIGNYLRSEILFAAGVYPDQRPADLDNGQVRQMAEVLLVLMERSYKQKGITTDESVVERARAEGKTYSEYRHWVFNRGGEPCRVDGTEIIRFTAGSRRCYYCPTCQPK; encoded by the coding sequence ATGCCTGAAGGACCAGAAATACGGCGGGAAGCCGATAAAGTGGAAAAAGCCCTGCAAAAAGGGCCGATCAGCGAGATATACACGGCATTTGAGCGATTAAAGACTTACGAAAATCTGCTTTCGGGCTCAGAGGTCAATGAGGTGGCTACAAAAGGCAAGGCGATGCTCATTCATTTGAATAGCGGCTATACCATCTATTCCCATAATCAGCTTTACGGAAGATGGTATGTTAAAAACAGCTACACGTACCCGAAGACAAACCGCAAGCTCCGTCTGGCCCTGCATAATGAAAAGAAATCCGCCCTGCTGTACAACGCCTCGGATGTGGAGATTATGCCGACTGAAGAAATCTGGGACCACCCATTTGTCTCCAAGGTTGGTCCGGATCCGCTCAGCGAGAAAGTAACAGTGGATATGATTGTGGAGCGCGCCCTGGATAAAAAGTTCCGGAACCGGCGCCTGACATCACTTTTGCTTGATCAGCATTTTATTGGGGGCATCGGTAATTACCTTCGCAGCGAAATACTGTTTGCTGCCGGCGTTTATCCGGATCAACGGCCCGCTGATCTGGATAACGGACAGGTCCGGCAGATGGCTGAAGTACTGCTTGTATTGATGGAGCGTTCCTATAAACAAAAAGGAATAACAACGGATGAGTCAGTCGTCGAGCGTGCAAGGGCAGAGGGGAAAACTTACAGCGAGTACCGGCACTGGGTGTTTAACCGCGGCGGCGAGCCCTGCCGGGTGGACGGCACGGAAATTATCCGCTTCACTGCCGGTTCAAGACGATGCTACTACTGCCCGACCTGCCAGCCAAAATAA